From the Pseudomonadota bacterium genome, one window contains:
- a CDS encoding OmpA family protein → MRAPSSHSLVAAAALALIAVAQLGCAETARLKGGIESAQSRVEQVERNGAYTCAPKELALAKSNLKFASLEISQGMSSRARDHYEVAMSNLEKAEASSPPEKCAGLAVVVAAPLPPECVDADDDRICADVDRCPDQAEDLDGVEDTDGCPEDQDTDGDGIMDSADQCVVDAEDRDGYLDEDGCPDDDNDADGIPDTRDKCIDNPEDPDGYEDEDGCPDNDNDADEVLDPDDECPNVKGDKANKGCPKRYEGVEITETHIRINQMIHFAYNKAKILPDSFPILSTVAQVLRDNPEITLSIEGHTDSRGNDKYNKKLSTKRAKAVLDHLVKKGMIGKGRLTSQGWGEEKPVDTNLTDDGRAANRRVEFVRTDVPQNE, encoded by the coding sequence ATGCGTGCACCGTCGTCGCACAGCCTCGTCGCCGCGGCCGCGCTCGCGCTGATCGCCGTCGCCCAGCTCGGGTGCGCGGAGACGGCCCGGCTCAAGGGCGGCATCGAGTCGGCCCAAAGCCGCGTCGAGCAGGTGGAGCGCAACGGCGCCTACACCTGCGCGCCCAAGGAGCTCGCGCTCGCCAAGTCGAACCTCAAGTTCGCGTCGCTCGAGATCTCGCAGGGGATGAGCAGCCGGGCCCGCGATCACTACGAGGTCGCGATGTCGAACCTCGAGAAGGCCGAGGCGAGCTCGCCGCCGGAGAAGTGCGCGGGGCTCGCCGTCGTCGTGGCCGCGCCGCTGCCGCCGGAGTGCGTCGACGCGGACGACGACCGCATCTGCGCCGACGTGGACAGGTGCCCGGACCAGGCCGAGGACCTCGACGGCGTGGAGGACACGGACGGCTGCCCGGAGGATCAGGACACCGACGGGGACGGCATCATGGACTCCGCCGACCAGTGCGTCGTCGACGCGGAGGATCGCGACGGCTACCTCGACGAGGACGGCTGCCCCGACGACGACAACGACGCGGACGGCATCCCGGACACGCGCGACAAGTGCATCGACAACCCGGAGGATCCGGACGGGTACGAGGACGAGGACGGCTGCCCGGACAACGACAACGACGCGGACGAGGTGCTCGATCCTGACGACGAGTGCCCGAACGTGAAGGGCGACAAGGCGAACAAGGGCTGCCCGAAGAGGTACGAGGGCGTGGAGATCACGGAGACGCACATCCGGATCAACCAGATGATTCACTTCGCTTACAACAAGGCGAAGATCCTGCCGGACTCGTTCCCGATCCTCTCGACCGTGGCGCAGGTGCTCCGCGACAACCCGGAGATCACCCTGAGCATCGAGGGGCACACGGACAGCCGCGGCAACGACAAGTACAACAAGAAGCTGAGCACCAAGCGCGCCAAGGCGGTCTTGGATCACCTCGTCAAGAAGGGGATGATCGGCAAGGGCCGGTTGACGTCGCAGGGATGGGGTGAGGAGAAGCCGGTGGACACGAACCTGACCGACGACGGCCGGGCGGCGAACCGGCGCGTCGAATTCGTGCGGACGGACGTCCCACAGAACGAGTAG
- a CDS encoding DUF4398 domain-containing protein has product MNGRLSVPVVSFVVLLLAGCAPIEYTVVIVEASQAVAAAEVAGAHCTDAQLEARSPVAAASAPDPGTAIATTDTAKPSASSLEGKPQCAAPYEYYSAVEFLHKAREEVGYSDYEAAIEYAREARSFARSAREIALRYSRERGR; this is encoded by the coding sequence GTGAACGGTAGGTTATCCGTGCCCGTCGTGTCGTTCGTCGTCCTGTTGCTCGCTGGGTGCGCCCCTATCGAATACACCGTGGTGATCGTGGAGGCCTCGCAGGCCGTCGCCGCCGCCGAGGTCGCCGGCGCCCATTGCACCGACGCCCAGCTGGAGGCGCGCTCGCCCGTCGCCGCGGCGTCGGCACCGGATCCGGGCACCGCGATCGCGACGACCGACACCGCGAAGCCCTCGGCCTCCTCCCTCGAGGGGAAGCCGCAGTGCGCGGCGCCGTACGAGTACTATTCCGCCGTCGAGTTCCTGCACAAGGCGCGCGAGGAGGTCGGCTACTCCGACTACGAAGCCGCGATCGAGTACGCGCGCGAGGCGCGGTCGTTCGCGCGCAGCGCGCGGGAGATCGCGCTCCGGTACAGCCGCGAGAGGGGGCGCTAG
- a CDS encoding phosphopantetheine-binding protein: MTPNEDASGAGARRDEELARIRERVAFVLSKVSSGAALGPDDDLAALGMDSMARLELLAQLEQEFAVELTEDLIPEFRTVNRIARIIRGALAPANPGSAS; this comes from the coding sequence ATGACCCCGAACGAAGACGCTTCGGGGGCGGGCGCGCGGCGCGACGAGGAGCTCGCGCGGATCCGGGAGCGGGTCGCCTTCGTCCTTTCGAAGGTCTCGTCCGGCGCCGCCCTCGGGCCGGACGACGATCTCGCCGCGCTCGGGATGGACTCGATGGCGCGCCTCGAGCTCCTGGCCCAGCTGGAGCAGGAGTTCGCGGTCGAGCTGACCGAGGACCTGATCCCGGAGTTTCGGACCGTGAACCGAATCGCGCGCATCATCCGAGGCGCGCTCGCGCCGGCCAACCCCGGCTCCGCCTCCTGA
- the mazG gene encoding nucleoside triphosphate pyrophosphohydrolase produces the protein MSANRESEEPRGAEKAFAELVEIIRRLRAPGGCPWDREQTHETLKPFLIEESYELLDAVDRKSDDEMREELGDVLLQILLHAQIGAERGAFDIAAVVAGLSRKLVHRHPHVFGETAVSGAGEVLVNWEKIKKGEKAGRGLFDGLPRSLPALQKAARMGEKAGRVGFDWPDAAGVRDKVAEELREVDEAIAAGDPGQVEDELGDLLFAVAQWARHLGHLPEEALRKGCGTFATRFAAMEALVRASGRELGALSPDELEGAWREAKRG, from the coding sequence GTGAGCGCGAACCGCGAGAGCGAGGAACCCCGGGGCGCCGAGAAGGCGTTCGCCGAGCTCGTCGAGATCATCCGGCGGCTCCGCGCCCCCGGCGGCTGCCCCTGGGATCGCGAGCAGACCCACGAGACGCTGAAGCCGTTCCTGATCGAGGAGTCGTACGAGCTGCTCGACGCCGTTGACCGGAAGAGCGACGACGAGATGCGCGAGGAGCTCGGGGACGTGCTCCTGCAGATCCTGCTGCACGCGCAGATCGGCGCCGAGCGGGGGGCGTTCGACATCGCGGCCGTGGTCGCGGGCCTGAGCCGGAAGCTCGTGCACAGGCACCCGCACGTCTTCGGCGAGACCGCGGTGAGCGGCGCCGGCGAGGTGCTCGTCAACTGGGAGAAGATCAAGAAGGGCGAGAAGGCCGGCCGCGGCCTCTTCGACGGGCTGCCGCGGAGCCTCCCGGCGCTGCAGAAGGCGGCGCGGATGGGCGAGAAGGCCGGCCGGGTGGGCTTCGACTGGCCCGACGCCGCGGGCGTGCGCGACAAGGTCGCCGAGGAGCTGCGCGAGGTCGACGAGGCGATCGCGGCAGGCGATCCCGGACAGGTCGAGGACGAGCTCGGGGATCTCCTGTTCGCCGTCGCGCAGTGGGCGCGCCACCTCGGCCACCTGCCGGAGGAGGCGCTGCGCAAGGGCTGCGGGACGTTCGCGACGCGCTTCGCGGCGATGGAGGCGCTCGTGCGCGCCTCGGGCCGGGAGCTCGGCGCGCTGTCGCCGGACGAGCTCGAGGGCGCGTGGCGGGAGGCGAAGCGCGGATGA
- a CDS encoding ATP-dependent 6-phosphofructokinase, with protein sequence MKHNFEIEKLGPATLDSPLELGTDPGDNVVDFTADDSRIVADVEWSKIAESLRAGGTPPLLELAGPRQKIFFDPLLLGVGIVTCGGICPGLNTVVRGLVMALWHGYGVRRIHGFRYGFAGLVPQEGHPVVELTPERVRDIHTMGGTVLGTSRGPQDPAAMVDTLERMGIGLLFAIGGDGTFRGALRIHEEVARRGAKIGVVGIPKTIDNDIPLVDQTFGFDTAVGLAAEAISAAYAEALSTVNGIGLVKLMGRASGFIAANAALAMRNVNLVLIPELPFDLEGDGGVYAYLEDRFAQRKFTVIVVAEGAGQSHLEAERRTDASGNAVLGDIGVFLKDRIQERFAKSVKLSLKYIDPSYMIRSAPPCSTDSIFCGYLAQAAAHAGMSGRTGMAVGRSHGRFTHIPLERLAGHRKNVDPEGDMWRSVLESTGQPIYLTNSPPKSLSRPSYTPQI encoded by the coding sequence ATGAAGCACAACTTCGAAATCGAGAAGCTCGGGCCCGCGACGTTGGACTCGCCGCTCGAGCTCGGCACCGATCCGGGAGACAACGTCGTCGATTTCACGGCCGACGATTCGCGCATCGTGGCGGACGTGGAGTGGTCCAAGATCGCGGAGAGCCTCCGCGCCGGCGGGACGCCCCCGCTCCTCGAGCTCGCCGGGCCGCGGCAGAAGATCTTCTTCGACCCTCTGCTGCTCGGGGTCGGCATCGTGACCTGCGGCGGCATCTGCCCGGGACTGAACACCGTGGTCCGCGGCCTCGTGATGGCGCTCTGGCACGGGTACGGGGTGCGCCGCATCCACGGGTTCCGGTACGGGTTCGCCGGCCTCGTCCCGCAGGAGGGGCACCCGGTCGTCGAGCTGACGCCGGAGCGCGTGCGCGACATCCACACGATGGGCGGCACGGTGCTCGGCACGTCGCGCGGGCCGCAGGATCCGGCCGCGATGGTCGACACGCTCGAGCGGATGGGGATCGGCCTCCTGTTCGCGATCGGCGGCGACGGGACGTTCCGCGGCGCGCTCCGGATCCACGAGGAGGTCGCGCGGCGGGGCGCGAAGATCGGCGTCGTCGGCATCCCGAAGACCATCGACAACGACATCCCGCTCGTGGATCAGACCTTCGGGTTCGACACCGCCGTCGGGCTCGCGGCCGAGGCGATCAGCGCCGCGTACGCGGAGGCGCTGTCGACGGTCAACGGCATCGGGCTCGTCAAGCTGATGGGCCGCGCGTCGGGCTTCATCGCGGCGAACGCCGCGCTCGCCATGCGCAACGTCAACCTCGTGCTCATCCCGGAGCTGCCTTTCGATCTCGAGGGCGACGGCGGCGTCTACGCCTACCTGGAGGACAGGTTCGCGCAGCGGAAGTTCACGGTGATCGTCGTGGCGGAGGGCGCCGGCCAGAGCCACCTCGAGGCGGAGAGGCGGACCGACGCGTCCGGCAACGCGGTGCTCGGCGACATCGGCGTCTTCCTCAAGGACCGGATCCAGGAGCGGTTCGCGAAGAGCGTCAAGCTGTCGCTCAAGTACATCGACCCGAGCTACATGATCCGCTCCGCGCCGCCGTGCTCGACCGACTCGATCTTCTGCGGCTACCTCGCGCAGGCCGCGGCGCACGCCGGGATGTCGGGGCGCACGGGGATGGCGGTCGGCCGTTCGCACGGGCGGTTCACGCACATCCCGCTAGAGCGGCTCGCGGGCCATAGGAAGAACGTCGACCCGGAAGGAGACATGTGGCGATCGGTGCTCGAGTCGACCGGCCAGCCGATCTACCTCACCAACTCGCCGCCGAAGAGCCTCTCGCGGCCGAGCTACACCCCGCAGATCTGA